Proteins encoded by one window of Anopheles maculipalpis chromosome 2RL, idAnoMacuDA_375_x, whole genome shotgun sequence:
- the LOC126557287 gene encoding sodium-dependent phosphate transporter 1-A: protein MEPFSPDILWLVIVGFVIAFILAFGIGANDVANSFGTSVGSGVLSIRQACWLATVCEVSGAVLIGYKVSDTMRKGILEVEMYRGEEIELMLGCLSALGSSALWLLVATFFKMPISGTHSIVGSTIGFSLVARGTQGLKWNTLLTIIGSWFISPVLSGLVSVMLFWLIRRFILHAKNPLEAGLFALPLFYGATLAVNVFSIVHDGPKLLYMDNIPLWVALVVSLTLGLIVLIMVRMVIVPWQRRKIINGLDGANKTEFTLGDSDGDSSSNGSPRRAKRPLSLVAGDGKALPAITETTELVSLSSQHQQQAPHNGLVKKLSNDLTAAGIGGPYSFNPEIVKKANSLLGAQDKTSLDNTDLTVTSLNYIDEFQSYHGNGRFHLGTYFDRRNSTNVSPKSPDSGHLSNGGLKEQPTVIALQNGKSPTSPKSDSTLPVTDYALMPQNVLLSSTDQDIKKTDMCKIEAAAGLEHPLISATLSPNSSKVPLIGAKEGSEEDNRRQKPAEENEDVSKLFSFLQVLTATFGSFAHGGNDVSNAIGPLIALFMIYREGSVLQQSETPLSILLYGGLGISVGLWLWGRRVIETIGNDLTKITPSTGFTIEIGAALTVLIASKIGLPISTTHCKVGSVVFVGQANSRPMSGESSKHPHHHAVTAQQKAVDWGLFRNIVYAWVVTVPVAALLSAGFMMILRAIVLP from the exons ATGGAACCATTTTCACCGGATATATTGTGGCTGGTCATCGTCGGCTTTGTGATAGCGTTCATTCTGGCGTTCGGCATCGGTGCAAATGATGTAGCCAACTCGTTCGGTACCAGCGTTGGTTCTGGTGTGCTGAGCATACGTCAAGCCTGCTGGTTGGCAACCGTATGCGAAGTGTCCGGTGCTGTACTGATAG gCTATAAAGTGTCCGATACGATGCGGAAAGGTATCCTGGAGGTGGAGATGTACCGGGGCGAAGAAATCGAACTAATGCTCGGCTGTCTGTCGGCTTTGGGAAGTTCAGCATTATGGCTGCTGGTAGCGACATTCTTCAAAATGCCCATATCCGGCACCCACAGCATAGTGGGATCGACGATCGGATTCAGCCTGGTGGCGCGTGGCACGCAAGGTCTGAAGTGGAACACGCTGCTAACGATTATCGGTTCCTGGTTCATCTCGCCCGTACTAAGCGGTTTGGTGAGCGTGATGCTGTTCTGGCTGATCCGCCGATTCATCCTGCACGCGAAGAATCCACTGGAGGCCGGACTGTTCGCGCTGCCTCTATTCTATGGTGCGACATTGGCTGTGAATGTTTTTAGTATCGTGCACGATGGACCAAAAT TGCTGTACATGGATAACATCCCGCTGTGGGTGGCGCTCGTGGTCAGCCTGACGCTTGGCTTGATCGTGCTAATAATGGTGCGGATGGTGATTGTGCCGTGGCAAAGACGCAAGATTATCAACGGTTTGGACGGTGCGAACAAGACCGAGTTTACGCTTGGTGACTCGGACGGTGATTCGTCATCGAACGGTAGTCCGCGCCGGGCAAAGCGGCCACTTTCGTTGGTGGCGGGTGACGGAAAAGCTCTACCAGCTATCACCGAGACGACCGAGCTAGTGTCGCTGTCCtcgcaacatcagcagcaagcaCCACACAATGGACTGGTGAAGAAGCTCTCCAACGATCTGACGGCTGCCGGTATTGGAGGCCCTTACAGCTTCAACCCGGAGATTGTGAAGAAGGCAAATAGCTTGCTCGGTGCGCAGGATAAGACCAGTCTTGACAACACAGATCTAACGGTGACTAGTTTGAACTACATCGACGAGTTTCAGTCGTATCACGGCAATGGACGTTTCCATCTTGGCACCTATTTTGACCGTCGCAACAGTACGAACGTATCGCCAAAATCACCCGACTCCGGACATTTAAGCAATGGAGGGCTAAA AGAGCAACCTACCGTGATCGCGCTACAGAATGGCAAATCACCCACCAGTCCAAAAAGTGATAGTACCCTCCCGGTAACGGATTATGCCCTAATGCCACAGAACGTGCTGCTGAGCAGTACAGATCAGGACATCAAAAAGACAGATATGTGCAAGATAGAGGCAGCCGCCGGCTTGGAACATCCGCTCATCAGTGCAACGCTTTCGCCAAATTCCAGCAAAGTACCGTTGATTGGTGCAAAGGAAGGTTCAGAGGAAGACAACCGACGGCAAAAACCGGCCGAAGAGAATGAGGACGTGTCGAAATTGTTCTCCTTCCTGCAGGTTCTTACCGCTACCTTTGGAAGCTTCGCACACGGTGGCAATGATGTCAG CAATGCTATTGGACCGCTGATCGCTCTCTTTATGATCTATCGCGAAGGCTCGGTACTGCAACAATCGGAAACTCCTTTATCGATACTGTTGTATGGAGGATTGGGCATTTCGGTTGGTTTGTGGCTGTGGGGTCGGCGTGTGATCGAAACGATCGGTAATGATCTCACAAAAATTACTCCATCGAC TGGTTTTACTATCGAAATCGGTGCCGCCCTAACCGTGCTTATCGCGTCCAAAATCGGTCTACCGATTTCTACAACCCACTGCAAGGTGGGTTCGGTCGTGTTCGTAGGCCAAGCCAACTCACGGCCAATGTCGGGGGAAAGCAGTAAACATCCGCACCATCATGCCGTAACGGCGCAACAAAAAGCCGTCGATTGGGGATTGTTCCGTAATATCGTGTATGCGTGGGTAGTCACCGTACCGGTGGCGGCCCTATTAAGTGCCGGTTTTATGATGATCCTTCGAGCGATTGTGCTACCGTAA